One Peterkaempfera bronchialis DNA window includes the following coding sequences:
- a CDS encoding DUF397 domain-containing protein, producing MSTTPLWTKSSHSGGNEGQCIEVALNLPDTVPVRDSKDPNGPTLTFTPAAFTAFITAATTGEFDTA from the coding sequence ATGAGCACCACCCCCCTCTGGACCAAGTCCAGCCACAGCGGCGGCAACGAAGGCCAGTGCATCGAAGTGGCCCTCAACCTCCCCGACACCGTCCCCGTCCGCGACAGCAAGGACCCCAACGGCCCCACCCTCACCTTCACCCCTGCCGCCTTCACCGCCTTCATCACCGCCGCCACAACGGGCGAGTTCGACACCGCCTGA
- a CDS encoding DUF397 domain-containing protein codes for MSTFPDLSTTTWVKSSYSNGNEGECIEVAPGPLVVGTHSGEGTRALKPA; via the coding sequence ATGAGCACCTTCCCCGACCTGTCCACCACCACGTGGGTCAAGTCCAGCTACAGCAACGGGAACGAAGGCGAGTGCATCGAGGTCGCCCCGGGCCCTCTGGTAGTCGGTACTCACTCCGGGGAAGGTACCCGCGCCCTGAAGCCGGCGTAG